One Kushneria konosiri genomic window, TATGGTCTGACCCATATGGACTTCACACTGCTGTGGCGCTATTTCTCCTGGGCCAACCAGACCACGGCGGTCATCGCACTGTGGGTTGCTACCATGTATCTGATTCTGGCCAAAAAGGCCTACTGGATGACGCTGTTGCCGGCGCTGTTCATGACCATGGCCACCTTCACCTACATCGCCTGGGCGCCGATCGGGTTTGGACTGCCCCTGACCGTGGCCTACATCGTGGCTGCGCTGGGGACGGCTCTGGCACTGGCGCTGTTTCTCAAGCGAGTACGCAGGCTCTCCGGCGGTATCTTTGCCGTTGATGAGCCGGCAGAGCCCGGCACCAGAGGTGTTGAGCTTAACGGCGTGCCGGCCTGATCATTTTCCGGCCTGCCTGCTGATAACCAAAAGCCCCGTCAATGACGGGGCTTTTTTCATGCAGCGGATAACGACGGGCGCTATCTCGTGGCTCAGTCGCCGGCTTGTGGGGCGTTGGTGCCGTCTTCGTTGAAGTACTTGTCGTGAATCTCGTCGTAGGTGCCGTTGGATTTCAACGTGGCCAGAGCCTTGTTGAATGTTTCGGCAAGATCCTTGTCGCGCTGGCGAAAGGCGATCCCGAAGCCATCACCGAAGTACTCCTTGGGCTCGGTCATCAGCTCGCCCATGGTCTTGTACTTGCCGCCCTTGAGCAGTGCGGCCTGACCGGTGGGGTAGTCCAGAAAGGCGATATCCAGACGACCGGTTTCCATGTCGACGGCGACATCATCAGCGCTGGCATAGCGCTGAATGTTGGCGACATCCCCAAACTTGTCGGTCACGTAGCTGTCCTGCACGGTTCCGCGCTGTACCCCGATGTTTTTGTCCTTGAGATCGCTGGACTCCACTCCGGCCAGTGACGTTGAGGTGGGGGCAAACCAGGCAGACGGCGGTACCAGATAGGGATCAGAGAAGAGCACCTGCTGACGGCGCTCGTCGTTGATGGTCATCGACGACATGATGGCGTCAAACTTGCGCGACATCAGACCCGGAATGATGCCGTCCCAGCCCTGTTCGACCCAGTTACACTTCAGTTCGGCCTGCTTGCACAGGGCGTTGCCCAGCTCGATATCAAAACCTGCCAGCTCACCGGAAGGCGTACGGTATTCCATCGGCACATATGGAATATCCACACCGATCCGGACCGTATCATAGTCACGCGCCTGTGCCGAGCCGGCAGCCATTGCCGCTCCCAGCAGGGAAACCGTCAGTAGTCTTTTCATCATTGTCTCTCTTTTTAAAAGGACCGCCCGGTGACCCGGGTCGACGCTGGATTATCACCATGATCTCCCTGCCGGATGCAAGTGCTGTAACGGCATGTAAGGGAGATCATGATGATGTCAGGGGTGTGTCAGCGCGGCTTCAGGTGTGCCAGCATGCGTTTTTCCAGCAGCCTGAAACCGCCCTGAATGGAAAAGCTCAGCACCATGTAGCACAGCGCCACAAAGATGAACGCTGAAAAGGGCGCGTAGTACCGCGAATAGATGTTGTAGGCCACACCGGTGAGGTCGGCAATGGTCACGACGCTTGCAATCGCGCTGGCATGCAGCATGAAGATGACTTCGTTGCCATAGGCCGGCAGGGCACGGCGCAGGGCGCTGGGCAGAATGATGCGTCGGTAGGCCAGCATGGGGGACATGCCGTAGGCGCGAGCGGCTTCAAGCTCGCCTCGAGGCATGGCCTTGATGGCCCCGTAAAAGATCTCGGTGGTATAGGCGGCCGTATTGAGCGTAAACGCCAACAGGGCGGGGTAGAGCGGGTCCTTGATCAAGGGCCATATCAGACTGTCCTGCACGCCTGGGATGAAGGCCAGGCCGTAATAGGCAATATAGAGCTGAATCAGAAGCGGCGTGCCGCGAAAGATCCAGGTATAGAGCCAGATGCCCTTGCGTAGCAGCCAGATCGGGCTGGCGCGGCCAATGGCCAGCGGTACGGCCAGAAACAGACCGATCACCAGCGAGATGAAGACCAGCTGGACGGTATTGACGAAGCCGCCCCAGTACTGGGCAATCGTCGACGGTGTAAAGATGGCGTTGTCGCTGAGCCAGGGGGCGATCGACTGAAGAAGCTCCTGCATTATGGTGCCTCCTCGAAGCCGGCGTTATAGCGTTTTTTCATCCACTGCATGACGATTTCCGACAGTGACGTGATGGCCAGATAGCCCAGTGCCACCGGAATCATGAACAAAAACGTCTGATGAGTGGCGCGAGTGGCCTCTGCCGCCACGCGTACCATGTCGGACAGCCCGATGATCGACACCAGCGCGGTGGTCTTTAAAAGCACCATCCAGTTATTGCCAAGCCCGGGCAGGGCGTGGCGCATCATCAGGGGAAAGCGAATGCGCCGAAACAGTAGCCATGAACTCATGCCAAGGGATTCGGCCGCCTCGACCTGGCCCTGATCAACCGCCATAAAGGCGCCTCGAAAGGTTTCGGCCATGTAGGCGCCAAAGATCAGTCCGATGGTGATGACACCAGCCACAAAGGGGTCAACATTGATGAAGATGTCCCAGCCCCAGCGCTCATAGATCAGATCGGTAGCCTGATTGATGCCGATCTGGGCGCCATAAAACAGCAAAAGCATCAGCACCAGGTCGGGCACGCCGCGGATGATCACGGTGTAGATGATGGCAGGCAGGCGCAGGATGGCCAGGCGTGACATGCGGGCACTGGCGGTCACAAGCCCCAGCACGACCGCCACGAGCAGCGAGAGTACCGCCAGCTCAAGGGTCAGCAGGGCGCCCTCCAGAAGACGGGGTCCATAGCCCTGAAAATCGATCATGGCAGTCTCCTTGAGATTAACGCCCGCGCGGTGCGAGAAACTGTTGCAGGCGTGACGAACTCGGGTGATTCAGCACCTCGGAGGGGTGGCCCTGTTCCTCGACCATACCCTGATGCAGATAAACCACCTGGTTGGAGACGTCGCGGGCAAAATCCATCTCATGGGTGACCACGATCATGGTGCGGCCCTCGTCAGCCAGTTCCCGCATGACCTTGAGCACATCGCCCACCAGTTCCGGGTCGAGCGCCGAGGTCGGCTCGTCAAAGAGCATGACCTCCGGCTCCATGGCCAGTGCTCTGGCAATCGCGCCGCGCTGCTGCTGGCCGCCGGAGAGCTGCGCCGGGTAGTAATGCGCCCGGTCGGCAAGCCCGACGCGCTCGAGAAGCGCCATGCCCTGTTCCGTTGCCCGGGCCTTTGGAATGCCGCGAACGTAAACAGGGGCTTCGATGACGTTGGCAATCAGCGTCATGTGCGCCCAGAGATTGAAACTCTGAAAGACCATCGACAGCCTTGTGCGAATCCGCTCGAGCTGACTTCGGTCGGCAGGTTCGCGACCGTGACGGGTCTGACGAAAGCTGATGGGCTCGCCGTGAACGATGATGTCGCCACTGTCAGGGCGTTCAAGCAGATTCATGCAGCGCAGGAAGGTGCTCTTGCCAGAGCCGGAGGCGCCGATCAGGGTGATGACGTCGCCCTTTCTGGCTTCCAGCGAAATGCCCTTGAGCACTTCATTGTCGCCAAAGCGCTTGTGAATGTCGCTGACGATCAGCGGAATGGAGGCGTCGGCCAAGGCACTCTCCTGAATGTTGTCATTGGTGGTATGAAATCATGCGACAGGCCGTGTTTACTCTGGCGGCCCGAGGTGTTTGGCGGCGCATGTTAACAGGCCCGCCCGATACGCGCCCATCTGATGGGATCATTGTGTGCCAGGATACTCTGAAGCCAGAGGGCGGGCCAGCAATAGTGCCCTGGCGCCGCGTTCGACATTGGCATTGGGGAACACGACATGTACCGGTGCTTCCCTGACGATCCACTCGCCGTCGTTGCCATCCCGGGCGAGACAGCTCCCCGGGGGAAACTCGGTAAAGTTGGCAATGTCGTCGGCGAAACAAAGCTCGAAATCATCGCTTTTACGCATGATTTCATCGGTCACGACAAAGCGCATCAGGGGCCTCTGGTGCGCGATACTGTCATGGGTACCGGCGATGCGCGCGCGCAGTAGATCCAGCATCGGGGCAAGCGGTTCGAGATCGTTGCTGCCGAAAGGCGCGACGCGTCCCAGTTCCAGCGTGAAGCCCTGAGCGCCGTGATAATGTCGAGTATAGTGTGAAAAGGTCCAGCTGTGCTGATGCTGGGAAAGCCCGGCCTGCAGGCCTGCACTGGCCAGCTGTTGCCAGATGGCATCCGGTGTCGGGGTTTCGCTGAAGGGTTCGACGGCAAAGCGGGGGTAGCGACTGTCGCGAATGGCGGTGTGCATGTCCAGATGCAGCACCGACCCTGCATCGTTATTTTTGACGACGTCACTCATGAAACGGTCCACCGCGTGCATCAGTTCAAGCGCGCGCTGACACTCGAATCGATGGTCATCCTGAAGCAGCGTCTCACGGCGAAAGAGCCGATTGAGGTTGGTGTCGATATAGCGCCGCCCGGCGGCAATGGCGCGTCGATTGCCCATGATCAGCAGGGTCGGAGCCCCAACGCGAAGCTGTCCGGCATCGAGGGCGGCCAGCAGTTCGCCGAACAGCTCGATCGGTGCCGTTTCATCACCGTGAATGCCGGCCGAGATGATGGTGGCCTCCGGTGATCCCTCAACGGCCCTCGGCACAAGCGCCATGACGCCCGGCGCATACTCGACCACCGATACCTCTGGCAATGCGTCACAATCCGACCACACTGTCATCTCATTGGTGGCAATGAACTCCGCAAAATAATCGCTCAGTGACATATTGGCCCTCCGGTCCTTTGCCATTATCTGATCGTAGTGTACGACAGGATGGCTGCATTAACGCCTGCGACCGCGGGATGGTGTGCTAAAGAATGGGGCTGAAAGTGGCGGTTTTGCCCAATGGCCCTGAAAGCAGGGCCGGAGAATGATCATGGACGCTCGTCTGGAGCAGCAAACGCTGAAGCGCTCGATCGCGGCCACGCTTTGCGTGTCGTTGCTGGGAATTGTCTTCGGTCTGCTGTCGGGCTCCGAGTCCATTCTGTTTGATGGCATGTTCTCGGCCATCGATTCTGTCATGTCGGCGCTGTCGCTTTTTGTGGCCCGCCTGGCCATGCGTGAGACGAGTCACCGATTTCAGCATGGATTCTGGCATCTGGAGCCGCTGGTGGCCGCGCTCAATGGCGGAATCCTGACGCTGTTATGCCTGTATGCCTTTCTCAATGCCATACAGGGCATCATCAAGGGCGGTCATTCGCTGGCCTTTGGTCCGGCACTGGGATACGCCGTGGTAGTGGCCGTCATCTGTCTGGTCATGTACCGCATGGAAAGACACGTCAACGCGCGCATTGATTCGGTCTTCATCCGTATCGATGCCCAGAGCTGGCTGATGGCCGGGCTGATCACCCTGGCGCTGATCGTGGCCTTTGCGCTCTCGCTGGTGCTGGAGCGTACGGCCTGGGTCATCTACACGCCCTATGTGGACGTGGTGCTGCTGGCGGTCCTGACCCTGTGCTTTCTGCCCGTTCCCATCGGTATCGTGATTCGGGCCATGAAGGAGGTGCTGCTGATGGCGCCCCGCGAGCTGGATCAGCAGGTGCACGCCGTCATGGAAAGTGTCATGAAGCGAGAAGGGCTCAGGTACTACTACAGTCATGTGGCCCGTACCGGACGCGGCAACTTTATCGAAATTCATATTCTGACCACGCCCGAGTTTGCAGCGCATGCCGGCGTGGCGACGCTGGACGACGTGCGCACCCAGATTGGTGCGGCACTGAGTATTGCTCCGGAGCAGCGCTGGTTCACGGTCTGTTTTACGGCTGATGAGCGCTGGATGTGAGCCATGAACAGGGCGGCGCGGCGTGCAACGTCATCTTCAATGCTGGACCCTCAACGTCTGAAAGGAGTCACGTGAATGAGAGAGCGAGGCAGAACCCGACGGATGCTGGGTATGGGGGCGCGTACCGGTGGTGCCCTGTTGCGCTCGCGCATGGGGCGTGATGCGGGCTGGGAGGTCCTGGGCGAGCAGCTGTTCAATGAGCTTTCCGAGCTCAAGGGGCCGGCCATGAAGCTGGCCCAGATCATGGCGCAGTGGGACGATCTGCTGCCGCCGGCGCTGGCAGAGCAGCTGGCCCGGCTCCAGCGCCAGGCACGCCCCATGCCGTGGCAGGACATTCGTCGTACCCTTGTGGATCAGTTTGGCGATCTCGAAGCGGTCTTTGCCGATATCGAAACGACCCCCTTTGCCAGCGCCTCCATGGGTCAGGTGCATCGCGCCACCACCCATGATGGCGAGACGCTGGTGCTCAAGGTGCAGTATCCGGGCCTTGAGCGTGTGCTTGAGCAGGATCTGGTGCAGGTGCGGCGCATGATGCGGCTGATGCGCTGGATGAAGGTGCCTCAGGCCCGACTGGATGCCATGTTCGATGAATTTGCCGACAGCCTGCGCAAGGAGCTCGATTACCGCGCCGAGTTCGAGGCGCTGGAGCGCTATCGCTCGCGCTACGCTGACAACGACGGGCTGCGCTTTCCCGAGCCGCTGGCGGACTATTCCGGTGACCGCGTGCTCGCCATGCGCTATCTGCCCGGGATTCCGATGCGGGAAGCCGAAACGATGGCGGACGAGGTGCGTCAGCGCCTTGCGGCCAATCTGGGGGACTGGCTGACCGAGGAGATGTTCACCCATCGCGAACTGCACGCCGATCCGCACGCCGGCAATTTTGCCACCGATGACGAAGGTCGATTGATCGTCTATGACCTGGGGGCGGTGATCAGCGTGCCCGAGGCGCGGCTTCGCTCGATGATGCTGTTGCTCGGGGCGGCGATCGGCGATGACCCGATGGGCATGGACGAGGCGCTGCGCTCAATGGGGGGACGTCAGGGCGAGGGCGCGCCGCTGGCGCTGTATCGCGAATCGGCTGCTGCCATGCGACCCCTGTTTGAGCCCGGCGAGCAGGACTTCAGCGATGCGCGCATTCACTATCGGCTGCGTGAGATCAGTCCGCGGGTCTGGTCGGCCATGGATCGTCTGCAACCGCCGGCGGATACCATGTTGCTCTCGCGCACGCTCAACGGGCACTACTGGAATATGGTGCGTCTCAAGGCGCGACTGGACATGCATGCGCGCACCCGGCCGTTGCTGGCCTGGGCACGGGAGACGCAGTGACGCTGGATGGGTGGCGTCACTGGCCGCCGGAAACCAGCTTGAGCCCGACCACCGAAGCGATGATCAGGGCAATAAAGCCCAGTCGGATCGGGCTTTTCGATTCGCCCCAGAACAGCATGCCCAACAGCGCGCTGGCCACGGTGCCGATGGCGGTAAACACGGCGTAGGCAATGCCCAGACTGATCTCGCGCATGGCAAACGAGATAAATGCCAGTGAGAGTCCAAAGCCGATCACCAGCATGGCAAGCCCTGTCCGGCGTGAGCCGCGATTGAACTTCTCGATGCCGGTGACGCCCACGACTTCCATGAGCCCCGAGACAATCAGTGCGAACCAGTACATGACACCTCCTTCTGACGGGAAGAGTAGAGCTTGAGACCCACCACCCCGATCAGCAGGGTCACGATCAGCATCAGCGTCAGGACATTGAACGGCGCGCCCAGAAAGGCGATGTCCACGACCACGGTACCCATCGCGCCAAGGCCGACAAAGACGGTGTAGACCGTGGTGGTGGGCAGCGTGCGTGCCATCCATGTTGCCAATCCCAGACTCACCGTCACCAGCACCAGCGTGGCGAGCCACTCGACAGGGCCGTGCGCGTATTTAGCGCCCAGCGCCCAACCGATCTCGCACAGCGTGGCGGGTAGCATCAGCCACCATTTTGAAGTCATGAGCCCTCTCTTCCTGCCGGCAGTGCCTTACGACAGGGGTTGCTTGAACTAACGATCGTTAGTTAGTCTAGAGGCGTGCAGGCGAGACAGCAACCCCTGGCCATTTTTAGGGAGAGAATACCTTCATGAGTACCGAAGCACGTATTCGGGAAATCGGCCTCAAGCTCTTTGCCGAACAGGGCTATGAAGCCACGCCCCTATCGGCGATAGCGTGCGGGACCGGCATTCGCACCCCGTCGCTTTACAACCATTTTGCCAGCAAGGAAGCGCTGTTCATGGCATTGGTGGCAGATGTCGAGGCCGAGATGCTGAGCGTGATCGAGCAGAGTCTTGTCCGTCATGAAGAGGTGGAAGCGCGCCTCAAGGCCCTGCTTCAGGCCTGCAGCGATTTCATTTTTGATTCCGGCAAGGGCGTGTTCTACAAGCGTTTTCTGTTGTTTCCGCCAGCATCGCTTGCAACGCCGCTCAAGCGCATCAGTCGCGAGAGCGAAAGCGCCATCGATGCGCTGTTGAAAAGAGCCCATGCGCAGGGCATCGACCAGGGCGTGCTGCGCAGGGATCTTGATGAGGGCGATTTCATCGCCATGACCTACTGCATCATCGACGGTCTTTTCAGCGAGAGCTTTTTGTATGACCGGTCAACCTTCGATCAGCGTCTGGCCAGTATCTGGCGGGTCTTTAGAGCCGGTATTCTGGTGCCCTGAACCGGCTTGATGTCATGCCTCTGACATGTCGTGGGAGACGCGTATCAACGCGTCGGTGTCAAAACCATTGCCGCGCGCCATCTCGAGCATGTGTTTGTACATCTCGGGGGTAATGCTTGATGAGCGTGCGAGCAGCCAGAGAAATCCGTGGTTGGGTCCGGCCACAATGGCATGCTCGTAGTTTTCATCCAGCCAGAGAATGTTGTAGCCGGCGTAAAAGGGGCCAAAAAAGGACACTCGAAAACGCCCGGTATGGGCATCTTCTTCGAAAAAGGCCTTGCCCTCGGCTTCATCCCACTGCTGATCCTCGGGGTTGAAGCCCCGATTGGTCAAGGCCACGCCACCATCGTCACGCATCGCGTAATGGGCCGTGACCCTGTCGAGCCCCCGTTCGAAGCTGTGATCCAGTCGGGCGATTTCATGCCAAAGCCCCAGATAGCGCGCCAGATCAAAATCCTTGACGGCCTGACAACCTGTCGGTATTCCTGTGTCGCCGCCCATGGCAGTGGCCAGACTGCCCAATAATCCCTTCAGATCTGCCATGTCAGGCATGTGATTCTCCTTTTAATCGGGTGGATGTACCTTCCGACGCGACCTCAAGTCTAGCCCCTGTCGGCCGATGTTGTTCATTGAGTCGCGCCGGTATGGTGCAGGTTATGGACGTGAAGTCCGAAGGGAGAAACACATGGCGTCGCAGGCAGGCTGGACGGAAATGACATCGGGAGAGCATTCGGGCTCTCAACCCAATGCGAAAGCGACACAGCGTCGTCGCGCAGGCTTCAGCCTTGGCAACTGGACGCTCAGAAAAAAAATGTTCGCCATTCTGGCCCTGATGTGGATCGGCATGCTGGTACTCGTCACCAGCATGGCCTGGAATGCGCGGGGCATGATGTTTGAGGAGCGCCAGCGCAGCCTCCAGGCGACCGTGGGCGTGGCCCAGACGCTGTTCGAGCGCTATCACGAGCGCGCCAGTGCCGGCGAGTTCACCATGGATGAGGCGCGTCGTCGGGCACTGGATGCGCTGGGCGGCCTGCGCTTTGGTGATGACCGTCAAAACTATATTTTCGCCTTTGATGACAGCGCACGCGTGCTTTATCACCCGCGTCGTGATGCCGGCGCAGACATGTCGACCTATACCGATCCCAACGGGGTAGCCGTTTATACCGAGCTTTTGAACAAGGCACTGTCTGGCGGTAGCGGGTTTGTGAAATATGATTCCCGCGATGCCACCGGTGACACACTGCTGCCCAAACTCGGTTACGTCGAGCGCTTCGCGCCCTGGCAGATCAACCTTGCAGCCGGGGTATACACCAACGATATCCAGCATGCTTTCATGGCCAAGCTTTTCCAGTTTGTTGCTCTGCTGGCGGCGGTAGGGGCGGCCCTGACGGTGGCGTTTTTGCTGCTGACTCGCAATATCTATCGGGGCCTGGGCGGGGAGCCTGCCTACGCGATCGATTGCGTGCGTGAAATTGCTGATGGCCGACTGGGCACACGTCTTGAGCTGAAAAACGGTGATCAGACCAGTCTGCTTTATCATATTGAACATATGCGCGCAGAGCTGGCTGATACCATCGCCAGCATTCGCCAGGCGAGTGAATCGATTGACGTCGGCGCCCGAGAAATTGCTGCCGGCAACAACGATCTGTCCGCACGTACCGAGCAGCAGGCGGCCTCGCTTGAAGAGACCGCGGCCAGCATGGAAGAGCTGACGGCCACCGTGCGCCAGAATGCCGATAATGCCGCTCAGGCCACGCGTCTGTCCCAGAGCGCATCCAGTGAGATGGACAATGGCCGTGAAGTGATTCAAAGAGTTGTGGCGACCATGAGTGAGATTCGCGAAAGCTCCAGCAAGATCAGCGAAATCATCACCATGATTGACAGCATTGCCTTCCAGACCAATCTGCTGGCGCTTAACGCCGCCGTTGAGGCCGCCCGTGCCGGCGAGCAGGGACGCGGCTTTGCAGTGGTGGCCGGAGAAGTACGGCAGCTCGCCAGTCGTTCGGCCACTGCGGCCAGCGATATCAAGGCGCTGATCGAGCGCTCGGTCGCTCAGGTGGCCAGCGGCACCACGCTGGTGGACGAGGCCGACACCACCATGTCGACCATTACGCAGAGTTCGCGTCGGGTCAACGATCTGATGGCCGAGATTGCAGCGGCCTCCAAGGAGCAGACCAGCGGTATCGAGCAGGTCAACCAGGCCGTGAGTCAGATGGATCAGGTCACCCAGCAAAACGCAGCACTGGTCGAGGAAGCTGCAGCGGCCGCTTCGTCGCTGGAAGAGCAGTCCGGGCGTCTGTATCAGTCGGTCGTTCGCTTCACGATCTGATCTTCTGCGCGAGAATGACAGCAGGGCCGCATCACGACAGTGATGCGGCCCTGTTTGTTATGGCCGTTTTTCATGACCGCGGTGGCGCTGTCATGACGTCGGGCGGTCAGCCGGTCTTGATCGCTTCGGCAATGGTTTCGCCCAGCTCACTGGTCGTGCCTCGCCCGCCCAGGTCCGGTGTCAGTGGGGCATCACTCGGGCCTGCTGCCAGTACGCGCTCGATGGCATCCACCACGGCCTTGCCGGCATCGATGTGGCCAAGGTGTTCGAGCATCATCGCTGCCGACCAGATCTGACCGATCGGATTGGCAATGCCACGGCCGAAGATATCCGGCGCGCTGCCGTGTACCGGCTCGAAAAGACTCGGAAAATGGCCTTCGGGATTAATGTTGGCCGATGGGGCCACGCCGATGGTGCCGGTACAGGCCGGACCCAGATCCGAGAGAATATCGCCAAAGAGGTTGCTGGCCACCACCACATCAAACCAGTCCGGATGGAGCACGAAGTTGGCGGTCAAAATGTCGATATGGAACTTGTCGACGCTGATGTCAGGATAGCTTTTGGCCATCTCCAGCACGCGCTCGTCCCAGTAGGGCATGGTAATCGAGATGCCATTGGACTTGGTTGCAGAGGTCAGCTTTTGACGCGGTCGGGTTTTGGCCAGTTCAAAGGCAAACTTCAATACGCGATCGATGCCGGTGCGGGTCATGACCGTGTCCTGAATCACCACTTCACGATCGGTGCCTTCAAACATTCTACCGCCGACGCTTGAATACTCGCCTTCGGTATTTTCCCTTACCACGTAGAAATCGATGTCGCCTGGCGCGCGTCCCGCCAGCGGACTCTTGATGCCCGGCATCAGCCTGCACGGGCGCAGATTGACGTACTGGTCAAAGGCGCGACGAAACTGCAAAAGCGAGCCCCAAAGCGAGATGTGATCCGGCACGCGCTCGGGCATGCCCACGGCGCCAAAAAACAGGGCGTCCATGCCGCCCAGGCGGTCGCGCCAGTCATCGGGCATCATCTTGCCGTGGCGCTCAAAATAGTCGCAGCTGGCAAAGTCGATATCGGTAAATTTGAAGTCCAGATCAAAACGTCGAGCGGCGGCCTCAAGGGCGCGCACGCCTTCAGGCATGACTTCAACACCGATACCGTCGCCGGGAATAACGGCAATGTTGTGGCTCATGAATCTCTCCTTGTCAGCATCAAACAGCACCCGCAGAGGCATTAAAGAATGTCAGCGCCTCATCAATGATGTCATCGGGACGCTCTTCGGGCAGATAGTGGCCGCAGGGCAGGGCGCGCCCGCTGACCTCGAGAGCGCAGGCCTGCCAGAGGGCCATGGGATCGAACAGTTTTTCGATCACGCCATGCTCGCCCCACAGCACCCTGAGCGGACACTGGATGCGATGGCCGGCATCACGATCGAGTCGATCATGTCTTGGATCGATGGTGTTGGCGGCGCGGTAGTCCTCGCACATGGCGTGCGCCGTGCCTGGCAGCGCCATCGCCTCGCGATAGGCCTCAAGGGCTTCATCTGAAAACGGGGCGAGCCCGGCATGACGATTGCCCATCACGCCATCGATCCAGGCGCGGGGATTGGCCTCTATCAGCCGCTCGGGCAGCGGTGCCGGTTGAATCAGCATGAACCAGTGGAAATAGGCGCTGGCGAAGGCCCGATTGGTGCGCTCGTACATATCAAGCGTCGGAGCGATGTCGAGAAACATCGCGCGCTCGACGCGCTCGGGATGATCCAGACACAGGCGGTGGGCGACACGGGCGCCGCGGTCATGGGCCAGTACGGCAAAGCGCTCGAATCCGAACGCCGTCATCAGCGCGACCAGGTCCAGAGCCATGACGCGCTTGCTGTAGGTCTCGTGTTCGACGTCGCCCGGCGGTTTCGAGGAGTGGCCGTAGCCGCGCAGATCCACCATGACGACATGGAAGTGATCCTTGAGCCCTGGTGCCACACGGTGCCAGATGGCGTGCGTCTGCGGATGACCGTGCAGCAGCAGAAGAGGGGTGCCCTCACCACCAGCGCACCCATGAAGGGTCACGCCGTTC contains:
- a CDS encoding lipocalin family protein, coding for MPDMADLKGLLGSLATAMGGDTGIPTGCQAVKDFDLARYLGLWHEIARLDHSFERGLDRVTAHYAMRDDGGVALTNRGFNPEDQQWDEAEGKAFFEEDAHTGRFRVSFFGPFYAGYNILWLDENYEHAIVAGPNHGFLWLLARSSSITPEMYKHMLEMARGNGFDTDALIRVSHDMSEA
- a CDS encoding methyl-accepting chemotaxis protein, which codes for MASQAGWTEMTSGEHSGSQPNAKATQRRRAGFSLGNWTLRKKMFAILALMWIGMLVLVTSMAWNARGMMFEERQRSLQATVGVAQTLFERYHERASAGEFTMDEARRRALDALGGLRFGDDRQNYIFAFDDSARVLYHPRRDAGADMSTYTDPNGVAVYTELLNKALSGGSGFVKYDSRDATGDTLLPKLGYVERFAPWQINLAAGVYTNDIQHAFMAKLFQFVALLAAVGAALTVAFLLLTRNIYRGLGGEPAYAIDCVREIADGRLGTRLELKNGDQTSLLYHIEHMRAELADTIASIRQASESIDVGAREIAAGNNDLSARTEQQAASLEETAASMEELTATVRQNADNAAQATRLSQSASSEMDNGREVIQRVVATMSEIRESSSKISEIITMIDSIAFQTNLLALNAAVEAARAGEQGRGFAVVAGEVRQLASRSATAASDIKALIERSVAQVASGTTLVDEADTTMSTITQSSRRVNDLMAEIAAASKEQTSGIEQVNQAVSQMDQVTQQNAALVEEAAAAASSLEEQSGRLYQSVVRFTI
- a CDS encoding tartrate dehydrogenase — protein: MSHNIAVIPGDGIGVEVMPEGVRALEAAARRFDLDFKFTDIDFASCDYFERHGKMMPDDWRDRLGGMDALFFGAVGMPERVPDHISLWGSLLQFRRAFDQYVNLRPCRLMPGIKSPLAGRAPGDIDFYVVRENTEGEYSSVGGRMFEGTDREVVIQDTVMTRTGIDRVLKFAFELAKTRPRQKLTSATKSNGISITMPYWDERVLEMAKSYPDISVDKFHIDILTANFVLHPDWFDVVVASNLFGDILSDLGPACTGTIGVAPSANINPEGHFPSLFEPVHGSAPDIFGRGIANPIGQIWSAAMMLEHLGHIDAGKAVVDAIERVLAAGPSDAPLTPDLGGRGTTSELGETIAEAIKTG
- a CDS encoding alpha/beta fold hydrolase, coding for MDIVDALSEPFMLEMFKTFDLNVNGVTLHGCAGGEGTPLLLLHGHPQTHAIWHRVAPGLKDHFHVVMVDLRGYGHSSKPPGDVEHETYSKRVMALDLVALMTAFGFERFAVLAHDRGARVAHRLCLDHPERVERAMFLDIAPTLDMYERTNRAFASAYFHWFMLIQPAPLPERLIEANPRAWIDGVMGNRHAGLAPFSDEALEAYREAMALPGTAHAMCEDYRAANTIDPRHDRLDRDAGHRIQCPLRVLWGEHGVIEKLFDPMALWQACALEVSGRALPCGHYLPEERPDDIIDEALTFFNASAGAV